ATGCGGGCGTACCTATGCGGCCTTACCTACGCACCCGTACCGATGACCCATACGCTCACGCTCACTTCCATGCGCTTGCGTATGCACCCCGCAGGCAAGAAGAGCATCATCTTCACCTACCAGAAACTCATAAGCACAGTGGCCACCATGCTgggaccttttttttgtctcatCCTGTTTTACGTGTATAATGACAAGTGGAACAtcaaaaacatttttgttattttccaGTTTTCCATATTAACCATCCTGCCGCAGACGCTCATCAGCTTCCTATGGCAGAACAACGCTGTCGACCCGGTTAAGAGCCCAGAGGAGACCGAACTgatctcaaaaaaaaacgataagAAGAGCGttttttgcctctccacGAGTCATATACCGTACATTGTTTTCGTTTCCCACATTATTACCCTAGCGGGGGCAGGTAGGTCTTCTCATCTGGCGCTCATCCGGACGCTCACCCTGCCACTCACCATGCCGCCAACCATTCCGCTCACTTCCCACCCCCCGCAGGCATGACCTTCAAGTACTTCTCCCTGTTCCTCAAGTCCGAATATAAAGTGTCGCCCATTCTCATGTGCGTCCTCAACATCGTCATTCCGGTCCTCCTCACCTTTTTCACCTACAGTAAAATTTGAGAGGGAAAGGgaccccccgggggggaagcgccttCCTGGGGGCACGCCATTCGTCTGCAAAAGCGCGGGCGTACATGTGCACAAATGGGTACACATcgtatatgtaaatgtatgtatgtatgtatgtatgtgtatattttttttttttttttttttttttttccccccccgcagtttCGCAAAAGCTGTCCAAGTCGCTGGGCCGGGCCCAGGTTTCCCTCTTCTTCACGTCCATCGGCTTTTTGTAATAGCTTAAAAGTGGCACCAACGAGGAGGCCACCCCTTTGCCGCACGGACTCCACACATATATGAGTGCAGCCCAATACATTTCCTCATTCGTGCCCTACGTGgtaccgcttccccctgcgCAGGCTTCTCTGTTCACTTCTCTACATACACAATTACCAGGACGTTTTGAAGGTCCACGTTTTTAGGTACCCACCACTTGAGCGAAGCTCACCATTTGGCAGCTCCGCGAATAAGCCTAATCTAACCTCCTACTCACAAacgttttcccctttttattcaCTTCCCCATTCGTAGGAGCGTCTTTCAAAATTGCACCAACTCGATAGATAAAAGCATTCTGTATGATTTCATCGACACTAATCGGTACACAGGTATTCACTCGGGAGGGAAAGCAGTCCGCATGTAGAGGAGCGAAGAATAAGCTCATTGTTTGAGGTAGCGGGGAACGCAACCCACTTGCACACACTACCCATGGGTAATAACCTCCAACATGCATGCGTGCCTACACAAcatgcttccccttttttcaaacGCGCAGGTCGCTGGATGGGTGTGCAAAGCTTGTACTACGTCGTGTGGTCCATCAGCGCGTACTTTGGTAGGAACCCGAGGAGGGGGCTAACCGGAGCATGCGGCGCTTCTTttagttgctttttttcgttacTTCGACCGATACACCGATACACCGATACACCGATACACCGAtacaccgcttccccacttcaCCTCTACACCACTTCACCTCTACACCACTTCCCCTCTTTCACTTCCCTTCCTCCCAGGCGGATGGCTCTCCGACATGTCGTCATACAGAAACACGTTTAAAATAACAAGTAAGGGATCCTCCCCTCCCCTTCGAATAGGCCGCATTACTGTGTGAACGCGCTCGTGTGCTCCCCCTTCTAAATTGTTCCCCCACACACTGCAATCCTCATCGCAACATTGTCgtatttctccccctcccttcagcctttttttatttgatatCTTTGATAATATACGCCCCCCTGTTGTGGCTCGTGCCGGTCAAAGAAACCATGTGAGTGGGGGCGGATTGGTGCCCAACACACTCGCCCATTCctgggaaaattaaaaagggagaaggaaaaacaaaaataggacaaaaaaaacagacacCAACTTCATGCCTGTACGTACACCTATCAGCTGCTCTACAAGGGATTTTCCAAaccttctctttttttttccctattccTTCCCAACCTGGTCAAACGTGCACCCTCTttttacagtttttttttaattcccccccaaaaCCCCTATCACACGTTTccatttgtttaaaaataaaagtgtgTGAAATTTATCCTCCCAATTAAGCTCTACATATTATCTTAATTTATGTGCATATAGTTTAATGTCCATAAAAACATGGCATCGTTTTTTGAATTGCCACGTTAACCCTCattaagctttttttttttttttttttttttaccagtgtttagtttttttttttttgctactctGCGTTGTTCGCTTTGGGCGGCAGTTCGTgccatttccccccttttctctctgctttt
The DNA window shown above is from Plasmodium vivax chromosome 9, whole genome shotgun sequence and carries:
- a CDS encoding hypothetical protein, conserved (encoded by transcript PVX_090920A), with amino-acid sequence MKKWKGKRRWHINILLMFIHQFFDRINYSMRNTFLHDHYIYMKFKKNKVIGLLSIINSSVCLIITPLVGYYCDKHKKDRKKMLQAISVSYLLVNIIHYMFIRTNSLGLIIFVTAVTKMLHECSHVITESIFIESIDRGKKSIIFTYQKLISTVATMLGPFFCLILFYVYNDKWNIKNIFVIFQFSILTILPQTLISFLWQNNAVDPVKSPEETELISKKNDKKSVFCLSTSHIPYIVFVSHIITLAGAGMTFKYFSLFLKSEYKVSPILMCVLNIVIPVLLTFFTYISQKLSKSLGRAQVSLFFTSIGFLLLCSLLYIHNYQDVLKVHVFRSVFQNCTNSIDKSILYDFIDTNRYTGRWMGVQSLYYVVWSISAYFGGWLSDMSSYRNTFKITTFFYLISLIIYAPLLWLVPVKETM